A stretch of DNA from Francisella uliginis:
TTTAGAGTTAAAAGTAAATCAAGCAGATTAAAATAATTAGCATATAGTTAGCTTTAAAGTGAAGATGTGTTAATATATTCCAAAACTTTTATTTAAATAATATTAATCAGTGATGAGAAATCTCTTAAATATAAAGAGACACAAAGGGCTATCCTTAATAGAGAGCTTAATCTCATCAGCGATAGGCTTGTTTATATTAACATCGTCTTTTTTAGTAATAAACTCAACATTAATGACATCAGTTACATCAGAAAAAAAGGTGCAATTATCTCAGGAGTTAGATAAAAAGGTTGATAGTTATATTCTTACCGGGAAATTTGATAAAAATTCTACTCAACAAGGTAATGATTTTTTGAAGGTAAAAGGATCAAGCTCTAATTTAGTGAAATTTGTTGGAGAAAACAAAGAATCTGGAATTACTGTATCAAAAGAAGTTATTAAACATAATAAATCTAGTTAATATCCTAAATTTAGTAATATGCAAAAAAATATAAATAAAAACAAATTTAGTAAAGGTATAACATTAGTAGAGCTTTTAGTTGCTGTTACAATATCTGCAATAGTTATTACCATGGCTATTAATATATATATATCTTCTAAAAAAATATATACACAAGCAAAACAAAAAACAGATCTAGATATCAAACAATTAACTACAAAAAGAATACTTTATGA
This window harbors:
- a CDS encoding PilW family protein — its product is MRNLLNIKRHKGLSLIESLISSAIGLFILTSSFLVINSTLMTSVTSEKKVQLSQELDKKVDSYILTGKFDKNSTQQGNDFLKVKGSSSNLVKFVGENKESGITVSKEVIKHNKSS